A genomic stretch from Triplophysa dalaica isolate WHDGS20190420 chromosome 4, ASM1584641v1, whole genome shotgun sequence includes:
- the si:ch211-110p13.9 gene encoding uncharacterized protein si:ch211-110p13.9 isoform X2 gives MIPLFLGADLFSDTDIRSENQPRHHAKFAKRGLATKLFFSSEFRFKGLRLPCSSNNLWFYSVHGVFRVAFELYSKQDQLSIVESFQDLWKSRIDDDKLNLNYHLAARVDVQDQVAQTVLTNAITCASSQCHPNCQEGEKILSDFHMDESGNSSSTDHDYCSPTEPSDTSQYALLTHKLNSIGEKVTFTTNMEEEQLKTTMKLLDYVECCITGCQDEVRLTDLALTLFQTHFQGYSVYSSTLLKTVAGWLGQQFSAANSTISRRVEGFKAQHIEHITDLPPPEELASELFPEAMRNLLAHWMGLSEEADDWKRHSEYPILLLILEFANHNLITGVAHVLYSSLISK, from the exons ATGATTCCCCTCTTTCTTGGAGCTGATCTGTTCTCAGACACAGACATTCGCAGTGAAAACCAACCCAGACATCATGCCAAGTTTGCTAAGCGAGGactagcaactaaactgtttttCTCATCAG AGTTCAGATTCAAGGGACTGAGACTTCCCTGTTCCAGCAACAATCTGTGGTTTTATAGCGTTCATGGAGTTTTCCGAGTGGCATTTGAACTGTATAGCAAACAAGATCAACTGTCAATCGTGGAGTCCTTTCAG GATCTGTGGAAGTCTCGGATAGATGATGATAAACTGAACCTGAACTATCATCTTGCTGCCCGGGTGGATGTTCAAGACCAAGTGGCACAAACAGTTTTGACAAATGCTATTACATGTGCATCATCCCAATGCCATCCGAACTGTCAGGAAGGAGAAAAGATCTTGAGCGACTTTCACATGGATGAGTCCGGTAATTCATCATCTACAGACCACGACTACTGTTCCCCAACAGAACCATCCGATACAAGCCAATATGCTTTACTTACTCACAAACTCAACAGCATTGGAGAAAAAGTGACGTTTACTACAAACATGGAAGAGGAACAATTAAAGACCACCATGAAGTTACTGGACTATGTGGAGTGTTGCATTACTGGGTGTCAGGATGAGGTCAGACTGACGGATTTGGCACTGACCCTGTTTCAGACTCATTTTCAAGGTTACTCTGTTTACTCGAGCACTCTTCTGAAAACGGTGGCAGGCTGGCTCGGTCAGCAGTTCAGCGCAGCTAACAGCACTATCAGTCGTCGGGTTGAAGGATTTAAGGCCCAGCACATTGAACACATTACAGATCTGCCTCCGCCGGAGGAGCTGGCGTCTGAACTTTTCCCAGAGGCCATGCGGAATCTTCTCGCTCACTGGATGGGTCTGAGTGAAGAGGCAGACGACTGGAAAAGACACAG
- the si:ch211-110p13.9 gene encoding uncharacterized protein si:ch211-110p13.9 isoform X1, with protein sequence MTSVSLINLSYWECGRRRIRFLYLANNNSFKVAKQGTNADQMIPLFLGADLFSDTDIRSENQPRHHAKFAKRGLATKLFFSSEFRFKGLRLPCSSNNLWFYSVHGVFRVAFELYSKQDQLSIVESFQDLWKSRIDDDKLNLNYHLAARVDVQDQVAQTVLTNAITCASSQCHPNCQEGEKILSDFHMDESGNSSSTDHDYCSPTEPSDTSQYALLTHKLNSIGEKVTFTTNMEEEQLKTTMKLLDYVECCITGCQDEVRLTDLALTLFQTHFQGYSVYSSTLLKTVAGWLGQQFSAANSTISRRVEGFKAQHIEHITDLPPPEELASELFPEAMRNLLAHWMGLSEEADDWKRHSEYPILLLILEFANHNLITGVAHVLYSSLISK encoded by the exons ATGACATCTGTTTCTCTCATCAATTTGTCATATTGGGAATGCGGGAGAAGGAGGATACGGTTCTTGTATCTTGCAAACAATAACTCGTTTAAAGTTGCTAAACAAGGCACGAATGCG gaTCAGATGATTCCCCTCTTTCTTGGAGCTGATCTGTTCTCAGACACAGACATTCGCAGTGAAAACCAACCCAGACATCATGCCAAGTTTGCTAAGCGAGGactagcaactaaactgtttttCTCATCAG AGTTCAGATTCAAGGGACTGAGACTTCCCTGTTCCAGCAACAATCTGTGGTTTTATAGCGTTCATGGAGTTTTCCGAGTGGCATTTGAACTGTATAGCAAACAAGATCAACTGTCAATCGTGGAGTCCTTTCAG GATCTGTGGAAGTCTCGGATAGATGATGATAAACTGAACCTGAACTATCATCTTGCTGCCCGGGTGGATGTTCAAGACCAAGTGGCACAAACAGTTTTGACAAATGCTATTACATGTGCATCATCCCAATGCCATCCGAACTGTCAGGAAGGAGAAAAGATCTTGAGCGACTTTCACATGGATGAGTCCGGTAATTCATCATCTACAGACCACGACTACTGTTCCCCAACAGAACCATCCGATACAAGCCAATATGCTTTACTTACTCACAAACTCAACAGCATTGGAGAAAAAGTGACGTTTACTACAAACATGGAAGAGGAACAATTAAAGACCACCATGAAGTTACTGGACTATGTGGAGTGTTGCATTACTGGGTGTCAGGATGAGGTCAGACTGACGGATTTGGCACTGACCCTGTTTCAGACTCATTTTCAAGGTTACTCTGTTTACTCGAGCACTCTTCTGAAAACGGTGGCAGGCTGGCTCGGTCAGCAGTTCAGCGCAGCTAACAGCACTATCAGTCGTCGGGTTGAAGGATTTAAGGCCCAGCACATTGAACACATTACAGATCTGCCTCCGCCGGAGGAGCTGGCGTCTGAACTTTTCCCAGAGGCCATGCGGAATCTTCTCGCTCACTGGATGGGTCTGAGTGAAGAGGCAGACGACTGGAAAAGACACAG